A genomic segment from Nitrospinaceae bacterium encodes:
- a CDS encoding 16S rRNA (uracil(1498)-N(3))-methyltransferase produces the protein MSADRLRLFYTEASQITGDEALITGDEAAHLVRALRMKPGEQCRLATEAGDEFIAEISNVSPKEVSAKIIERLGRRPPPPLLVTLGLPLIKGERFEWALEKTTELGVTAFRPLALSRCEVKIPANKADARTTRWERIAREAAKQCGRIPPPLVLGPAPLDDFLSNTKDADLKLIAWLGEGRLMATEVIAETRATKKEDAQISAALILGPEGDLTPEEVEAACAAGFIPVDMGPRVLRADTAPVVLVTMLQAALGDMA, from the coding sequence ATGAGTGCCGATCGGCTCCGTCTTTTTTATACCGAGGCATCGCAAATCACAGGCGATGAGGCGCTGATAACAGGTGATGAAGCCGCCCATCTCGTGCGAGCGCTCCGCATGAAACCGGGCGAGCAGTGCCGCCTCGCCACCGAGGCGGGCGATGAATTCATTGCTGAGATTTCCAATGTTTCACCTAAAGAGGTAAGCGCAAAAATCATCGAGCGGCTTGGTAGGCGCCCTCCCCCGCCACTTTTAGTCACTCTGGGTCTGCCGCTCATCAAGGGCGAGCGATTTGAGTGGGCTCTTGAGAAAACCACCGAGCTTGGCGTGACCGCCTTTCGCCCGCTCGCGCTTTCTCGGTGTGAAGTGAAAATCCCCGCAAACAAAGCCGACGCGCGCACCACCCGCTGGGAGCGCATCGCCCGCGAGGCAGCCAAGCAGTGCGGGCGCATACCCCCGCCCCTGGTATTGGGCCCCGCACCGCTGGATGATTTTCTCTCTAATACCAAGGACGCGGACCTTAAGCTCATCGCCTGGCTCGGAGAGGGTCGCCTCATGGCCACGGAGGTCATCGCCGAGACCAGGGCAACGAAAAAGGAGGATGCCCAAATAAGCGCCGCCCTCATCCTTGGTCCCGAGGGCGACCTCACGCCCGAGGAAGTCGAGGCGGCATGCGCGGCAGGCTTTATCCCGGTGGACATGGGCCCCCGCGTATTGAGGGCCGACACCGCACCCGTCGTGCTGGTCACGATGCTTCAGGCCGCTCTCGGTGACATGGCCTGA
- the dnaJ gene encoding molecular chaperone DnaJ — MARDAYEVLGVPRGAGATEIKKAYRKLALDYHPDRNPDDKNAETRFKEIVIAYETLKDPKKRASHDSAPRGSRTGGKQGDYGPEWEEFFSRIFKSRRDGEDPRKEAAPLRAPGGDLQARLEISLEEAATGVGREIEVHRRVVCQSCQGKGVDPGAQPSECIHCRGSGEVRFKQGLAEVSIPCSTCMGEGVHIREKCAACRGAGRRRERERIRVKVPAAVEEGTQLRVRGKGDEGEDEAGDLLVTVRIKSHKIFGRTGNDILFNQPITFTQAALGDEILVPTLEGQVKVRIPAGTQTGQIFRLKEKGLSPAGGRTTGDQLVTVTVETPIRLNKKLRELLREFQRFSTASTHPLAKRLLDKVKAFLR, encoded by the coding sequence ATGGCCCGAGACGCCTATGAAGTCCTAGGTGTTCCCCGGGGAGCCGGCGCCACCGAAATCAAAAAGGCCTACCGCAAACTCGCGCTTGACTACCACCCTGATCGAAACCCGGACGATAAAAACGCCGAGACCCGCTTCAAAGAGATTGTCATCGCCTACGAAACCCTCAAGGACCCCAAAAAGAGGGCCTCACACGATTCAGCCCCAAGAGGATCGCGAACCGGCGGCAAACAAGGAGATTACGGCCCCGAATGGGAAGAATTCTTCTCCCGTATTTTCAAATCCCGGCGAGACGGAGAAGACCCACGCAAGGAAGCCGCGCCCCTCCGAGCACCCGGCGGCGATCTTCAAGCGCGACTAGAGATTTCGCTCGAGGAGGCGGCAACGGGCGTGGGGAGGGAAATCGAAGTGCATCGACGAGTTGTGTGCCAAAGCTGCCAGGGCAAAGGGGTGGACCCCGGTGCCCAGCCCTCCGAATGCATCCACTGCCGGGGCTCTGGCGAGGTACGCTTCAAGCAAGGGCTGGCCGAGGTTTCGATTCCCTGCTCAACCTGTATGGGCGAGGGCGTCCACATCCGAGAGAAATGCGCCGCCTGCAGGGGTGCAGGTCGCAGGCGAGAGCGAGAGCGCATTCGCGTAAAGGTGCCCGCCGCCGTGGAGGAAGGCACCCAGCTCAGGGTTCGCGGCAAGGGAGATGAAGGCGAAGACGAGGCAGGCGATCTCCTCGTCACTGTGCGGATAAAATCCCACAAAATATTTGGGCGCACGGGGAACGATATCCTCTTCAACCAGCCCATCACATTCACCCAGGCGGCACTGGGTGATGAAATACTCGTCCCCACCCTCGAGGGCCAGGTGAAGGTTCGCATACCGGCTGGCACCCAGACAGGTCAGATATTTCGCCTCAAAGAAAAGGGACTCTCCCCGGCGGGCGGGCGCACCACAGGCGACCAGCTCGTCACCGTCACCGTCGAGACCCCCATTCGCCTCAACAAAAAACTACGGGAGCTCCTAAGGGAGTTCCAGCGCTTCTCCACCGCCTCGACCCACCCGCTCGCCAAGCGCCTTCTCGACAAAGTAAAGGCCTTCCTGCGCTGA
- a CDS encoding amidohydrolase family protein codes for MRIDVQTHHMPDGYVKALAERSDYPFFEREGDSWFAQGTTHARLPMAPSILDIGLKIEEMDAHNIDLALISLNIPGPDLAADPKDADELARIGNDGIAEAVAKHPDRFKGFANLGFGDIDATCRELERCIDELGFIALQVFAFIGGKRPLDDPAFAPVWALLAERNVPLVLHPGPSPAGAVYADYWLGPLVGFLFDESIAALRLIFSGIMECHPRLKVLLPHGGATLPLLIGRVDRLSSNRPGPRDNISHAPSHYFERIHTDAVAHSTTALSLALQEMGADRLMFASDAPWVPVEAHVKIVGELGLSEPDADKIWSGTAKKFFEI; via the coding sequence ATGCGCATTGATGTCCAGACGCACCATATGCCGGACGGTTATGTGAAGGCCCTTGCCGAACGTTCAGATTATCCCTTCTTCGAGCGGGAGGGCGATAGCTGGTTTGCCCAGGGCACCACGCATGCCCGGCTGCCGATGGCCCCCTCGATACTGGATATCGGGCTTAAAATTGAAGAGATGGATGCGCATAATATCGATTTGGCATTGATCAGCCTCAATATTCCGGGCCCCGATCTCGCGGCGGACCCCAAGGACGCCGACGAGCTGGCGCGCATCGGAAATGACGGCATCGCCGAGGCCGTTGCGAAGCACCCGGATCGCTTCAAAGGATTTGCCAACCTTGGTTTTGGCGACATCGACGCGACCTGCCGGGAGCTTGAGCGATGCATCGACGAACTAGGTTTCATCGCCCTTCAGGTATTCGCCTTCATCGGTGGAAAGCGCCCCCTCGACGATCCCGCCTTCGCCCCCGTCTGGGCGTTGTTGGCCGAGCGCAATGTCCCGCTCGTTCTGCATCCGGGGCCCTCGCCCGCTGGTGCCGTTTATGCGGACTACTGGCTAGGACCCCTGGTTGGATTTCTCTTCGATGAAAGCATCGCCGCGCTTCGGCTCATTTTCTCGGGCATCATGGAGTGCCACCCCAGGCTCAAGGTGCTCCTGCCTCACGGCGGGGCAACGCTGCCGCTTCTCATTGGCCGGGTGGACCGTCTTTCGAGCAACCGCCCGGGCCCACGGGACAACATCTCCCATGCACCGAGTCATTATTTCGAGCGCATTCACACTGATGCCGTAGCACATTCCACAACGGCGCTCAGCCTCGCGCTTCAGGAAATGGGTGCCGACCGGCTCATGTTTGCCTCGGACGCCCCCTGGGTGCCCGTTGAGGCGCATGTGAAGATTGTCGGGGAGTTGGGACTCTCAGAGCCCGACGCCGATAAAATCTGGAGTGGTACGGCGAAAAAGTTTTTCGAAATCTAG
- the purD gene encoding phosphoribosylamine--glycine ligase, whose product MKVIIVGGGGREHALAWKLAQSPEAEEIICAPGNAGTATIGRNVPTSAEDIEGIVTLAKAEGAGLVVIGPEAPLAMGLADRLEAEGITAFGPKKGAARLEASKAFSKELMQEAGIPTAAFGVFENPDEAKSFVRQRGGGWAVKADGLAAGKGVLICPDPASAELAISEIMENRAFGEAGERCVVEEFLEGEEASLLAFVDGETAVLMPSAQDHKPIGEGDTGPNTGGMGAYSPAPVMTPELEARAMREVIEPTVRALAKLGTPYKGILYAGLMIKDGDFKVLEFNCRFGDPECQPLLMRMDSDLLPVLIACATGNLANAVVSFSVEPAACVVMAAGGYPGDYRKGDVISGLNEANAIGGAYVFHAGTSEDEQGQAATSGGRVLGITARGPDIKTALGRAYEAAGLIHWDDAYYRKDIGAKALRRLP is encoded by the coding sequence ATGAAAGTCATTATTGTCGGCGGAGGCGGACGCGAGCATGCGCTGGCCTGGAAACTGGCCCAGAGCCCGGAGGCCGAGGAAATTATCTGCGCGCCCGGCAATGCGGGAACGGCCACAATTGGCCGCAATGTGCCCACCAGTGCCGAGGACATCGAGGGCATCGTCACACTCGCAAAAGCCGAGGGGGCCGGTCTTGTCGTCATCGGGCCCGAGGCCCCTTTGGCAATGGGACTCGCCGACCGGCTTGAGGCTGAAGGCATCACAGCCTTTGGCCCCAAAAAGGGCGCCGCACGCCTTGAGGCGAGCAAAGCATTTTCAAAAGAGTTGATGCAGGAGGCGGGCATTCCGACAGCCGCGTTCGGGGTGTTCGAAAATCCTGATGAGGCGAAAAGCTTTGTGAGACAGCGCGGCGGCGGATGGGCCGTTAAGGCGGATGGTCTTGCGGCTGGCAAGGGGGTGCTCATCTGCCCGGATCCGGCCTCGGCCGAGCTCGCCATATCCGAGATCATGGAAAATCGCGCCTTCGGCGAGGCGGGCGAGCGATGTGTAGTAGAGGAGTTTCTCGAAGGCGAGGAAGCGAGCCTGCTTGCCTTTGTGGACGGCGAGACTGCCGTACTCATGCCCTCGGCCCAGGACCACAAACCCATAGGCGAGGGCGATACCGGCCCCAACACGGGCGGCATGGGAGCCTATTCGCCTGCCCCGGTAATGACGCCCGAGTTAGAGGCGCGCGCGATGCGCGAGGTTATCGAACCCACGGTGCGCGCACTGGCCAAGCTTGGCACACCCTATAAGGGGATTCTCTATGCCGGGCTAATGATCAAGGACGGAGATTTTAAAGTCCTGGAGTTCAATTGCCGCTTCGGGGACCCGGAGTGCCAACCGCTTTTAATGCGGATGGACTCGGATCTATTGCCCGTTCTTATCGCCTGTGCGACGGGCAACCTGGCCAATGCTGTGGTCTCGTTCTCGGTGGAACCTGCAGCTTGTGTCGTCATGGCTGCGGGGGGCTATCCGGGCGACTATCGAAAGGGCGACGTGATTAGCGGGCTTAATGAGGCCAATGCCATCGGGGGCGCGTATGTTTTTCACGCCGGAACCTCGGAAGATGAGCAGGGCCAGGCCGCCACATCTGGGGGGCGCGTTCTCGGCATCACGGCGCGAGGCCCCGACATCAAAACCGCGCTCGGGCGAGCCTACGAGGCCGCCGGGCTGATTCATTGGGACGATGCGTATTACCGGAAAGACATCGGCGCCAAAGCGCTCCGCCGTCTTCCATGA
- a CDS encoding zinc-binding dehydrogenase: protein MMEERPDPKPGPGEAVARVLACGSGLTIQHTRVGRNHGANYPVIIGHEITGEIVETGTGVNNLKVGDPVTCYFYLDCGHCKWCLNNRPTLCSNLAGHVGRQIDGGYAEYIKMPERNYIKIPESLDWRGRPAEVGVIADALATPYKVIRRAQIAPIDTVAVIGAGGGLGIHMVMMAHWARARVIAVDVVPEKLEKCREIGASETVNASDGKMVEALMDLTGGDGVDVVVDFVSNEKTLTDGVRSLGRGGRLATLGGGGSKTPFEAVGGELSGKELNIMGSRYCTRQEVSDTLDIVARGDVWPLVTEKYGFNIGDAELVHERLEKGEVMGRAAIMVAG from the coding sequence GTGATGGAGGAGCGCCCGGACCCGAAACCCGGTCCCGGTGAAGCGGTGGCTAGGGTGCTGGCCTGTGGCTCGGGCCTCACAATTCAACACACCCGCGTTGGGCGCAACCATGGCGCGAACTATCCCGTCATCATCGGCCACGAGATCACGGGCGAGATTGTCGAGACCGGTACCGGAGTGAACAACCTTAAGGTAGGCGACCCGGTTACATGCTATTTCTACCTCGATTGCGGCCACTGCAAATGGTGCCTGAACAACAGGCCGACGCTTTGCTCGAACCTGGCCGGGCATGTTGGCCGCCAGATCGACGGCGGCTACGCCGAATACATCAAGATGCCCGAGCGCAACTACATCAAGATCCCAGAGAGCCTCGACTGGAGGGGCCGCCCGGCGGAGGTGGGCGTCATCGCCGACGCCCTGGCCACGCCTTATAAAGTTATCAGGCGGGCCCAAATCGCTCCGATTGACACTGTCGCCGTCATTGGTGCAGGCGGCGGCCTGGGCATCCATATGGTGATGATGGCTCACTGGGCGCGCGCTAGGGTTATTGCAGTGGACGTTGTTCCCGAAAAACTCGAGAAATGCCGCGAGATTGGCGCGAGCGAAACGGTGAACGCCTCTGACGGCAAAATGGTAGAGGCGTTGATGGACCTGACAGGTGGAGATGGGGTGGATGTCGTGGTGGACTTCGTCTCGAACGAGAAAACGCTCACCGATGGCGTCAGATCGCTCGGGCGCGGGGGCCGGCTCGCCACGCTGGGCGGGGGCGGCTCCAAAACACCCTTCGAGGCCGTGGGCGGCGAACTCTCGGGCAAGGAACTCAACATCATGGGCAGCCGCTACTGCACGCGCCAGGAGGTCAGCGACACGCTGGATATTGTGGCGCGGGGAGATGTCTGGCCACTTGTTACCGAAAAATACGGCTTCAACATTGGAGACGCCGAGCTTGTCCATGAGCGTCTTGAAAAGGGTGAGGTTATGGGACGCGCCGCCATAATGGTCGCCGGATAA
- a CDS encoding 50S ribosomal protein L11 methyltransferase yields MPAWMELLAQVSGELAEEASARLIEAGASAVETRDTQPGVCLLITHFLLEAGATQKLRASEAALADIGIPPSAIAVRNIEEVDWVTRSRESFTARPYGERLWVRPPWDAPGAPEGRQEIILEPSLAFGTGRHPSTTLCLEAIDRMCAAGAPERFLDIGCGSGILSAAALKLGAGQALALDLDPEAADTALKLAKENDLTGHMRILTGTLEPTTAGDWWGRVDMLAANIFLNPLRELAPLMFGVLASGGRGILSGIGYEQADALAEIVEAAGLTVSGKKYHDEWAAVEIEKP; encoded by the coding sequence ATGCCCGCATGGATGGAGCTTCTCGCCCAGGTATCCGGAGAGCTCGCCGAGGAAGCCTCGGCCCGTTTGATTGAAGCGGGGGCCTCCGCAGTTGAGACACGGGACACGCAGCCCGGCGTCTGTCTGTTGATCACCCATTTTCTCCTTGAGGCAGGGGCAACCCAAAAACTGCGGGCCTCAGAGGCCGCGCTCGCCGATATCGGAATCCCACCTAGCGCCATTGCCGTGCGCAACATCGAGGAAGTCGATTGGGTTACCCGCTCACGTGAAAGTTTCACGGCCCGGCCCTACGGGGAGCGCCTCTGGGTGCGCCCGCCCTGGGATGCGCCCGGCGCGCCCGAGGGCCGCCAGGAAATTATCCTTGAGCCCTCGCTCGCCTTCGGAACCGGACGCCACCCCTCGACAACGCTGTGCCTCGAGGCCATTGATCGAATGTGCGCCGCCGGGGCGCCTGAACGATTTCTCGACATTGGCTGCGGCTCGGGAATCCTCAGCGCGGCGGCCCTTAAACTCGGGGCAGGCCAGGCCCTAGCGCTCGATCTCGATCCGGAAGCAGCGGACACCGCCCTCAAGCTCGCAAAAGAAAATGATCTTACAGGCCACATGCGGATACTCACCGGAACGCTTGAACCTACTACTGCAGGCGATTGGTGGGGGCGGGTGGACATGCTCGCCGCGAACATTTTTCTCAACCCTTTAAGAGAGCTTGCGCCATTGATGTTTGGAGTGCTGGCCTCGGGGGGCCGAGGCATCTTGAGCGGCATCGGCTATGAGCAGGCAGACGCCCTGGCCGAAATTGTCGAGGCGGCGGGACTCACCGTAAGCGGCAAAAAATATCATGACGAATGGGCTGCGGTCGAGATTGAAAAACCATGA
- a CDS encoding glycine zipper 2TM domain-containing protein, whose product MKRFMVIALAGIMGGALFFTGSADAWHGDRHFRARHIRSRHFRPRHFRPPIFYSGFYGHHWGHRHVHREPVYVERVYQPVGTTTTYSTYERAENSSQVLGAILGGIGGGVIGSRIGGGRGKVVATVAGSIIGLLAGGEIGKQLDERQQLILASTTNRTLETSRSETEVPWRDPDSNAHGTVIPKPAYQNAQGRYCREYTQTVVIDGKSKRAYGTACRQPDGSWNVVN is encoded by the coding sequence ATGAAAAGATTTATGGTGATAGCGCTGGCGGGAATCATGGGCGGGGCGCTCTTTTTCACAGGCAGCGCCGATGCTTGGCACGGAGACAGACATTTTAGAGCGCGCCACATCCGCTCTCGGCATTTTCGTCCTCGTCACTTTCGACCCCCTATATTTTATTCGGGCTTTTATGGCCACCATTGGGGACACCGCCACGTTCATCGTGAGCCTGTTTATGTTGAGCGTGTTTATCAGCCGGTAGGGACCACCACTACATATTCCACATACGAGCGCGCGGAAAATTCGAGCCAGGTGCTCGGTGCCATTCTCGGCGGCATCGGTGGCGGTGTCATCGGATCGCGAATTGGCGGGGGCAGGGGAAAGGTAGTTGCCACCGTCGCGGGCTCGATCATCGGTCTTTTGGCCGGAGGCGAGATTGGCAAGCAACTTGACGAGCGCCAGCAGCTTATTCTTGCGAGTACGACGAACCGTACCCTAGAGACATCCCGCTCGGAGACCGAAGTGCCCTGGCGCGACCCGGACTCAAATGCCCACGGTACAGTGATCCCGAAGCCCGCCTATCAAAATGCTCAAGGTCGCTACTGCCGTGAGTACACCCAGACCGTCGTCATCGATGGCAAGAGCAAACGTGCCTACGGAACCGCCTGTCGCCAGCCAGATGGAAGCTGGAACGTCGTCAATTAA
- a CDS encoding Gfo/Idh/MocA family oxidoreductase: MESTGVAVIGAGGIGTLRAHSCSQIPQVDYLAICDKVPEKLDTLSEAVGADMATTNFEEAIRSDRVGAVIISTDEEYHHAPAALAAELGKPVLIEKPFVLDLDEADDILAKAEKSGAEIFVGYTQRFRRRYLHAKQAAMSGQLGNIVMAMGKIYVTRAVGEAVARRSPNTTPSINTLTYMVDLILWYMEGKKPVEVYAKAASFVFKPYNRDDFQWLIVTFDDGSVATLGTSWLPPHHWPAYTASMEIDLQGTEGTLNIDDAHRDVVLATGQPIPCPYTPEHEVNVAFLGSAMPGDFMLGEFFGPMKEESDAFIRHVLGIGGVGLCTGADARQVLELTMASDRSVKEGKAVTL; the protein is encoded by the coding sequence ATGGAATCCACAGGCGTAGCAGTCATCGGAGCGGGCGGGATCGGCACACTCAGGGCCCACTCATGCTCTCAGATACCCCAGGTCGATTACCTGGCCATCTGCGACAAGGTGCCCGAAAAACTCGACACTCTCTCTGAGGCCGTCGGTGCGGACATGGCAACAACAAATTTCGAGGAGGCCATTCGAAGCGATCGCGTGGGCGCGGTCATTATATCAACCGATGAGGAATACCATCACGCCCCGGCCGCCCTTGCGGCCGAACTCGGCAAGCCTGTCCTGATCGAAAAACCATTTGTTCTTGATCTAGACGAGGCAGACGACATTTTGGCCAAAGCCGAAAAAAGCGGCGCCGAGATTTTCGTGGGCTACACCCAGCGCTTCCGCCGCCGCTACCTACACGCCAAACAGGCCGCCATGTCGGGACAGCTTGGCAACATTGTCATGGCGATGGGAAAAATCTACGTCACCCGCGCCGTCGGCGAGGCCGTCGCCCGCCGTTCACCAAACACCACGCCGTCAATCAACACCCTGACCTACATGGTTGATCTTATCCTTTGGTACATGGAGGGGAAAAAACCGGTCGAAGTCTATGCCAAGGCGGCGAGCTTTGTTTTCAAACCCTACAACCGAGATGATTTCCAGTGGCTGATCGTTACCTTTGACGACGGGAGCGTCGCCACCCTGGGGACAAGCTGGCTGCCTCCTCATCACTGGCCTGCTTACACAGCATCGATGGAAATCGACCTTCAGGGGACTGAGGGAACGCTCAACATCGACGATGCGCACCGGGACGTTGTTCTTGCAACGGGCCAACCAATCCCCTGCCCCTACACCCCGGAGCACGAAGTAAACGTCGCCTTCCTCGGCTCGGCAATGCCAGGCGATTTCATGCTGGGCGAATTCTTTGGGCCGATGAAAGAAGAATCCGATGCCTTCATCCGCCACGTCCTGGGCATCGGCGGAGTTGGCCTCTGCACCGGGGCAGACGCCCGGCAAGTACTCGAACTGACAATGGCCTCGGATCGTTCGGTTAAGGAGGGTAAAGCCGTCACCCTTTAG
- a CDS encoding NAD(P)-dependent oxidoreductase: protein MGEKLGMIGLGKMGLALSKEFLADGHEMLGYDVDEGRMKMLEGLGGKRAASAKEIAEQCDITFSILLKEAHIEENTFGPNGIVAAGKKGLIHVEMSTMKPAFQADMGKRLATTGIKMLDAPISGSHPRVASRQISMMVGGVKEAFDRVYPILDSITSSVVHMGENGKGATMKVVTNLFVNSCTALICEMLLTGRRAGLDDDAMMECLRASTVKGTMLENAAPRIMNRDWEARGAVEIFVKDMGLAIDLAKENGVELQVVPAARKMFQRAEAAGWGKDDAARVFEVYEGKDK, encoded by the coding sequence GTGGGCGAGAAACTTGGAATGATCGGATTAGGGAAAATGGGCCTTGCGCTCTCAAAGGAGTTTCTTGCAGACGGACACGAGATGCTCGGCTACGACGTTGATGAGGGCCGGATGAAAATGCTCGAGGGGCTGGGCGGGAAACGCGCCGCATCGGCCAAAGAAATTGCCGAACAGTGCGACATCACCTTCTCAATTCTCCTGAAGGAAGCCCACATCGAGGAAAATACGTTCGGGCCAAATGGTATCGTCGCGGCCGGAAAGAAGGGTTTAATTCACGTCGAAATGAGCACCATGAAACCCGCCTTTCAGGCAGATATGGGCAAGCGTCTCGCCACCACGGGCATCAAAATGCTTGACGCACCGATATCAGGTTCTCATCCCCGCGTGGCCTCACGCCAGATTTCGATGATGGTGGGTGGGGTTAAAGAGGCCTTTGACCGAGTATATCCGATACTCGACTCGATCACCTCAAGCGTTGTCCACATGGGAGAAAACGGCAAAGGCGCGACCATGAAGGTCGTCACCAATTTATTTGTTAATTCCTGCACGGCCTTGATATGCGAAATGCTTTTGACCGGTCGGCGAGCAGGTCTTGATGACGATGCGATGATGGAGTGCCTGCGGGCAAGCACCGTAAAGGGCACGATGCTGGAAAATGCCGCTCCTCGAATTATGAACCGCGATTGGGAAGCTCGTGGCGCGGTCGAAATATTCGTTAAGGACATGGGCCTTGCCATTGATCTGGCGAAAGAAAACGGTGTGGAACTCCAGGTCGTCCCTGCGGCTCGAAAAATGTTCCAGCGCGCAGAAGCTGCCGGATGGGGCAAGGACGATGCCGCCCGCGTCTTTGAGGTATACGAAGGCAAAGACAAGTAA
- a CDS encoding acyl dehydratase — MQSGIPLEDWVVGQKITTRGRTIAETDIVNYVNTVGYTESLFLDMEYLREKGHDRRMAPALLTAGIADALIIQTGILHNYAVALLGIDNLVARAPVYAGDTLRVEVEVNETKASTSRPDRGVVASHQRVINQTGEVVLEYDVKRMVLREKSV; from the coding sequence GTGCAGAGCGGGATTCCTTTAGAGGACTGGGTCGTTGGACAAAAAATTACGACTCGCGGGCGAACCATCGCCGAGACGGATATCGTCAACTACGTAAATACGGTGGGCTACACAGAGAGCCTCTTTCTCGACATGGAATATTTGCGCGAAAAGGGACACGACAGGCGCATGGCGCCAGCGCTTTTAACCGCCGGGATAGCCGACGCACTCATCATCCAGACGGGCATCCTGCACAACTACGCCGTGGCGTTATTGGGAATAGACAATCTCGTCGCCCGGGCCCCGGTTTATGCGGGCGACACCCTGCGCGTCGAGGTGGAAGTCAACGAGACCAAAGCCTCCACGAGCCGCCCCGACAGGGGCGTTGTCGCCAGCCACCAGAGAGTCATCAACCAAACGGGCGAGGTTGTGCTTGAGTACGATGTAAAACGAATGGTTCTTCGCGAAAAATCTGTTTAA
- a CDS encoding enoyl-CoA hydratase/isomerase family protein produces the protein MLEPVDNLSWDISDHIATLTIDRPEKRNAMTDTMYRGMRRWLFTLDESPEVRVIIVRGEGPTFCAGSDVSSFGDKSGPERERHFGYTADFFLAFSQISKPVIAAPQGYALGGGTALTAAADFAVAEEEALFGVPEIKLGFWPCTIMPPVIRAVGARRAYELFVTGRRFGAAEAVAMGLVTKTTPAGQFEDELTAFATQIAETSPYAVQMGKRAFYEIEGIEYNKAVRLMSKLMPNLLESEDAKEGIAAFFKKRKPE, from the coding sequence ATGCTCGAACCCGTCGATAACCTAAGTTGGGACATCAGCGACCACATCGCCACACTCACCATCGACCGGCCCGAGAAGCGAAACGCGATGACCGACACCATGTATAGAGGAATGCGGCGCTGGCTTTTTACGTTGGACGAGTCGCCCGAGGTGCGGGTGATTATTGTCCGCGGTGAGGGACCCACTTTCTGCGCGGGCTCTGACGTGAGTTCATTTGGTGACAAATCCGGGCCCGAGCGGGAACGCCACTTCGGCTACACCGCCGATTTTTTCCTGGCCTTCTCCCAGATCAGCAAACCTGTTATTGCGGCCCCCCAGGGCTACGCGCTAGGCGGCGGAACAGCGCTGACGGCGGCGGCAGACTTTGCTGTCGCCGAGGAGGAAGCCTTATTCGGCGTTCCCGAGATTAAGCTTGGCTTCTGGCCCTGCACCATCATGCCCCCGGTGATTCGCGCCGTGGGTGCGCGCCGGGCGTATGAGTTATTCGTCACAGGTCGCCGCTTCGGCGCGGCGGAGGCCGTCGCCATGGGCCTTGTGACTAAGACCACGCCAGCCGGGCAATTCGAGGACGAACTAACCGCCTTCGCCACCCAGATCGCCGAGACAAGCCCGTATGCCGTTCAGATGGGCAAGCGGGCGTTTTATGAAATCGAGGGAATCGAGTACAACAAAGCCGTTCGCCTCATGAGCAAACTCATGCCCAATCTTCTCGAATCAGAGGATGCGAAGGAGGGCATCGCGGCTTTTTTTAAAAAGCGCAAACCAGAATGA